The proteins below come from a single Piscinibacter gummiphilus genomic window:
- a CDS encoding L,D-transpeptidase: MGTNPSSCVARCRRVVAALLIAWLPALAAVAADAPLRSDFAVSVPRALDPPEIVVATYGVLLDDALAKHDLVLLREQFVLLVDRAPAVQAALVLWGSSTTGWSLVGAAPVSTGLPGRFEHFTTPLGVFEHSLANPDFRAEGTRNEFGIRGYGRRGMRVFDFGWVAAPKGWGDRAWSTMRLQVHATDPDVLEPRLGTAQSKGCIRIPAALNEFIDVNGVLDADYDEALDAGRTLWVLRPDRRRHAAAGRWLVVIDSEALARPAWAMPP; encoded by the coding sequence ATGGGAACGAACCCGTCTTCGTGCGTGGCACGCTGCCGTCGTGTCGTCGCCGCGCTCTTGATCGCGTGGCTGCCGGCGCTGGCGGCCGTGGCCGCGGACGCTCCACTTCGAAGCGACTTCGCCGTGTCGGTGCCGAGGGCGCTCGACCCGCCCGAGATCGTGGTCGCCACCTACGGCGTGCTGCTCGACGATGCGCTCGCCAAGCACGACCTCGTGCTGCTGCGCGAGCAGTTCGTGCTGCTGGTCGACCGCGCGCCGGCCGTGCAGGCGGCGTTGGTGCTCTGGGGTTCCAGCACGACGGGGTGGTCACTCGTCGGCGCCGCGCCGGTCTCCACCGGCCTGCCGGGGCGCTTCGAGCATTTCACGACGCCGCTCGGGGTCTTCGAGCACTCGCTCGCCAACCCGGACTTCCGCGCCGAAGGCACGCGCAACGAGTTCGGCATCCGCGGCTATGGCCGTCGCGGCATGCGTGTGTTCGATTTCGGCTGGGTGGCCGCGCCCAAAGGCTGGGGCGACCGTGCATGGAGCACGATGCGCCTGCAGGTGCACGCCACCGACCCCGACGTGCTGGAGCCGCGCCTCGGCACGGCGCAGTCGAAAGGCTGCATACGCATCCCGGCTGCGCTCAACGAGTTCATCGACGTCAACGGCGTGCTCGATGCCGACTACGACGAAGCGCTCGACGCCGGCCGCACGCTGTGGGTGCTGCGACCCGACCGGCGCCGCCACGCCGCCGCCGGCCGCTGGCTGGTGGTGATCGACTCGGAGGCGCTGGCGCGGCCGGCCTGGGCCATGCCGCCGTGA